From a region of the Georgenia yuyongxinii genome:
- the secE gene encoding preprotein translocase subunit SecE: MSESASATSGRPERARSASEEKDVKKRGFFGRIVLFFRQVIAELKKVVRPTRSELMTYFVVVLAFVLAIGVIVGLLDLGFGQLVLWVFG, from the coding sequence GTGAGCGAGTCTGCAAGCGCGACCTCGGGGCGGCCCGAGCGCGCCCGCAGCGCGTCCGAGGAGAAGGACGTCAAGAAGCGCGGGTTCTTCGGCCGTATCGTCCTGTTCTTCCGGCAGGTCATCGCCGAGCTCAAGAAGGTCGTGCGACCCACGCGCAGCGAGCTGATGACGTACTTCGTGGTCGTGCTGGCATTCGTGCTCGCGATCGGGGTGATCGTCGGCCTGCTCGACCTGGGGTTCGGGCAGCTCGTGCTCTGGGTCTTCGGCTGA